One Candidatus Blochmannia vicinus DNA window includes the following coding sequences:
- a CDS encoding PTS mannose/fructose/sorbose transporter subunit IIC → MEINTLQIVLLFIISCIIGMDSILDEFQCHRPLIACTLIGLVLGDIKTGIIIGGTLEMIALGWMNIGAAVAPDTALASIISTILVIIGQQPIGAGIALAIPLAAAGQVLTIIVRTVTVAFQHAADTAAERCNITILSWIHLTALMLQAMRVAIPATIVGISVGTETVHHILHSIPEVITNGLNIAGGIIVVVGYAMVINMMRTGYLMPFFFLGFVITAFTEFNLVALGMIGVVLAILYIQLSPRYNQIARKNLPDPTTVQAKNKLDDELD, encoded by the coding sequence ATGGAAATTAACACACTTCAAATTGTTTTATTATTTATTATATCTTGTATTATTGGAATGGACTCAATACTTGACGAATTTCAATGCCATAGACCATTAATAGCATGTACGCTAATTGGTTTAGTTTTAGGAGACATAAAAACTGGGATCATTATCGGGGGAACATTGGAAATGATAGCGCTAGGGTGGATGAACATAGGAGCCGCTGTGGCACCTGATACTGCGTTAGCTTCAATTATTTCTACCATCTTAGTAATTATAGGACAACAACCTATTGGGGCGGGAATTGCTTTGGCCATTCCATTAGCTGCTGCCGGGCAAGTATTGACCATCATTGTACGTACTGTTACTGTAGCATTTCAACATGCTGCTGATACAGCAGCAGAGCGTTGCAATATAACAATTTTAAGTTGGATTCATCTTACAGCGCTTATGTTGCAGGCTATGCGTGTTGCAATTCCAGCTACTATTGTTGGAATTTCCGTTGGAACTGAAACTGTACATCACATTCTACATTCAATTCCAGAAGTAATAACTAACGGCTTAAATATTGCTGGAGGTATTATTGTTGTAGTTGGTTATGCAATGGTTATTAACATGATGCGTACTGGATATCTAATGCCATTTTTTTTCCTAGGATTTGTTATCACAGCATTCACCGAATTTAATTTAGTCGCATTAGGTATGATTGGTGTAGTTCTAGCTATCCTATATATTCAATTATCTCCAAGATATAATCAAATTGCACGCAAAAATCTCCCTGACCCAACAACAGTTCAAGCTAAAAATAAACTTGATGACGAATTAGATTAA
- a CDS encoding PTS mannose transporter subunit IID, producing the protein MINNPQTIHTETKIIKLRKSDIRAAFTRSNFFQGSWNFERMQALGFCFTMIPIIKRLYPKYSENQKEAIKRHLEFFNTHPYVAAPILGVTMAMEEQKANGATTINNASINGLKIGLMGPLAGVGDPIFWGTARPVFAALGAGIAMSGNLLGPCLFFVLFNTTRLATRYYGMIYGYRKGVSIVNDMKGGVLRKLTEGSSILGLFVMGALVNKWTHVNVPCVLSKLTDNDGNTVVTTVQNILDQLMPGFIPLLLTFACMWLLNNKINALWIIIGFFGIGIFGYWAGLLGL; encoded by the coding sequence ATGATTAATAATCCTCAAACAATCCATACCGAAACAAAGATAATAAAATTAAGAAAAAGTGACATACGCGCTGCTTTTACTCGTTCTAATTTTTTCCAAGGATCTTGGAACTTTGAACGTATGCAAGCGCTGGGATTTTGTTTTACTATGATTCCAATAATTAAACGTCTATATCCTAAATACAGCGAAAATCAGAAAGAAGCAATTAAACGCCATTTGGAATTCTTTAATACACATCCATATGTTGCCGCTCCTATATTAGGAGTTACCATGGCCATGGAAGAACAAAAAGCTAATGGTGCTACTACCATAAATAATGCTTCTATCAATGGGTTAAAAATAGGATTAATGGGTCCTCTTGCTGGAGTGGGTGATCCAATATTTTGGGGAACTGCTAGACCAGTGTTTGCCGCCTTAGGGGCAGGAATTGCTATGAGTGGAAATCTATTAGGCCCATGTCTATTTTTTGTTCTATTTAATACAACTAGATTAGCTACTCGTTATTATGGAATGATATATGGTTATAGGAAAGGAGTAAGCATCGTTAATGATATGAAAGGAGGAGTTTTAAGAAAACTAACAGAAGGATCCTCAATTTTAGGTTTATTCGTTATGGGGGCATTAGTGAATAAATGGACACATGTAAATGTTCCATGTGTGCTTTCTAAACTTACTGACAATGATGGAAACACAGTGGTTACGACTGTTCAAAATATTTTAGATCAACTCATGCCTGGATTTATTCCTTTATTATTAACATTTGCTTGTATGTGGTTACTAAATAATAAAATAAATGCATTATGGATTATTATAGGATTTTTCGGGATTGGAATTTTTGGATACTGGGCTGGATTGTTAGGTCTTTAA
- the cspE gene encoding transcription antiterminator/RNA stability regulator CspE: protein MAKIKGQVKWFNESKGFGFITPSDGSKDVFVHFSAIQGNGFKTLSEGQNVEFEIQDGHKGPSAVNVTTV from the coding sequence ATGGCAAAAATTAAAGGTCAAGTAAAGTGGTTTAATGAGTCTAAAGGTTTTGGTTTTATTACACCGTCAGATGGTAGTAAAGATGTTTTTGTACATTTTTCTGCTATTCAAGGAAACGGATTTAAGACTTTATCTGAAGGACAAAATGTAGAATTTGAAATTCAAGATGGACATAAAGGTCCATCAGCTGTTAATGTGACGACAGTGTAA
- the htpX gene encoding protease HtpX, translating to MVRIILFVITNLSVMILFGSILSLLGFWSSTTLELIRMAGIFGFGGAIISLFLSKFAALSAVNGVIVNKASNDMESWLLKIINKQAHKLDIVAPQLAIYDSIDMNAFATGSRKNAALIAISSGLLKNMQQASIEAVIAHEMNHIASGDMITMTLIQGVVNTFVIFISRSLAKLICYWTSFMQDQDNEQFDTNNNQHGDVNSSLTYVIVSTCLEILFGMFASVIVFWFSRHREFYADAGSAKLVGCRNMISALQELKRSHESKTSNGIIATLYINSVKKNSLISDLFASHPSIDERIEALQHGTYFNKSSYFFK from the coding sequence ATGGTACGTATCATATTATTTGTAATTACCAATTTGTCAGTAATGATATTATTTGGTAGCATACTGAGTTTATTGGGGTTTTGGTCTTCTACTACTCTTGAATTGATCAGAATGGCTGGGATATTTGGTTTTGGTGGTGCTATTATTTCTTTATTTTTGTCAAAATTTGCAGCTTTATCTGCAGTTAATGGTGTAATTGTTAATAAAGCGTCTAATGATATGGAAAGTTGGTTATTGAAAATAATAAATAAACAGGCTCATAAATTAGATATTGTTGCGCCACAACTAGCTATTTATGATTCTATAGATATGAATGCTTTTGCAACGGGTTCAAGAAAAAATGCGGCATTAATAGCAATTAGTAGTGGTCTTTTGAAAAATATGCAGCAAGCTTCAATTGAAGCCGTTATTGCTCACGAAATGAATCATATTGCTTCTGGTGATATGATTACTATGACTCTTATTCAAGGGGTGGTTAACACTTTCGTTATTTTTATATCACGTAGTCTTGCTAAATTAATTTGTTATTGGACTTCATTTATGCAGGATCAAGATAATGAACAATTTGATACTAATAATAATCAGCATGGAGATGTAAATAGCTCTTTAACTTATGTTATTGTGTCTACTTGTTTAGAAATTTTATTTGGAATGTTTGCAAGCGTGATTGTATTTTGGTTCTCTCGTCATCGCGAATTTTATGCAGATGCTGGATCTGCTAAATTAGTGGGATGTAGAAATATGATTTCTGCTTTACAAGAATTAAAGCGTAGTCATGAGTCTAAAACATCTAATGGAATTATCGCTACATTGTATATTAATAGTGTAAAAAAAAATAGTTTGATAAGCGATTTATTTGCATCTCATCCATCTATAGATGAACGGATAGAAGCATTGCAACATGGTACTTATTTTAATAAGTCGTCTTATTTTTTTAAGTAG
- the zwf gene encoding glucose-6-phosphate dehydrogenase, translating into MQATSITQACNLIIFGTKGDLTRRKLFPSLYQLEKIGAIHPDTRIIGVGRAEWSLVMYIEVVYASLKKFMLDPIDESLWCIFRARLDFCNLDVHQTERFVHLLDKLQNVDMATINYLATPPDTFGIICKGLSSIGLNKKSNRIVIEKPLGTNLDSARVINAQISEYFEEKQIYRIDHYLGKETVLNLLALRFANYLFSSNWDNNTIDHVQITVAEEVGIEGRWGYFDAIGQMRDMIQSHLLQILTIIAMSPPSNLSADCIRDEKVKVLQSLRKIDGNHVHNVTVRGQYTSGFIHGKPVPGYLEEKGANKSSNTETFVSLCVNIDNWRWAGVPFYLRTGKRLPIKYSEIVIFFKKPVINLFPDSYQDLPNNKLTIRLQPNEGIDVQILNKIPGLGHKHRLQATKLNLSFYKTFCPEHIVDAYERLLLETMRGIQVLFVRHDEIEGAWKWVDSIIQSWELENNVPKLYQAGTWGPVESMTMIAKDGRFWNEYKLHT; encoded by the coding sequence ATGCAAGCAACATCTATTACTCAAGCATGTAATTTAATTATTTTTGGGACTAAAGGTGATTTAACGCGTAGAAAATTGTTTCCATCATTATATCAATTAGAAAAAATAGGCGCTATTCATCCTGATACACGTATTATAGGAGTTGGTCGTGCAGAATGGAGTCTTGTTATGTATATTGAAGTTGTATATGCTTCTTTAAAAAAATTTATGCTGGATCCTATTGATGAATCTTTATGGTGTATTTTTAGAGCACGACTTGATTTTTGCAATTTAGATGTACATCAGACTGAACGATTTGTTCATTTATTAGATAAATTACAGAATGTAGATATGGCAACAATAAATTATTTGGCTACGCCTCCTGACACTTTTGGTATTATATGTAAGGGATTAAGTAGTATTGGATTAAACAAAAAATCAAATCGTATAGTTATAGAAAAACCATTGGGCACTAATTTAGATTCTGCTCGTGTTATTAATGCGCAGATATCAGAATATTTTGAGGAGAAACAAATTTATCGTATTGATCATTATTTAGGAAAAGAAACAGTTTTAAATTTGTTGGCATTACGTTTTGCAAATTATTTATTTTCTTCAAATTGGGACAATAATACTATTGATCATGTGCAAATTACTGTAGCAGAAGAAGTAGGTATTGAAGGTCGTTGGGGTTACTTTGATGCGATAGGTCAAATGCGTGATATGATACAAAGTCATTTATTACAGATTTTGACTATTATAGCTATGTCACCTCCATCGAATTTGAGCGCTGATTGTATTCGAGATGAAAAAGTTAAAGTGCTTCAATCGTTGCGGAAGATTGATGGTAATCATGTACATAATGTTACAGTTCGTGGACAGTACACATCTGGGTTTATTCATGGAAAGCCAGTCCCAGGCTATTTAGAAGAAAAGGGAGCTAATAAGAGTAGTAATACTGAGACATTTGTATCTCTTTGTGTTAATATAGACAACTGGCGTTGGGCTGGTGTTCCATTTTATCTGCGTACTGGAAAGAGATTACCAATTAAATATTCTGAAATTGTAATTTTTTTTAAAAAACCAGTGATTAATTTATTTCCTGATTCATATCAAGACTTGCCTAATAACAAATTAACCATTCGATTGCAACCAAACGAAGGGATAGATGTTCAAATTTTAAATAAAATACCCGGATTAGGCCATAAGCATCGGTTACAAGCTACTAAATTAAATTTAAGTTTTTATAAAACTTTTTGCCCAGAACATATAGTTGATGCATATGAGCGTTTATTATTAGAAACAATGCGAGGGATTCAAGTATTATTTGTGCGTCATGATGAAATAGAAGGAGCTTGGAAATGGGTTGATTCTATCATACAATCTTGGGAGTTGGAAAATAATGTACCAAAACTTTACCAAGCTGGTACTTGGGGGCCTGTTGAGTCAATGACTATGATAGCTAAGGATGGTCGGTTTTGGAATGAATATAAATTACATACGTAG
- the pyk gene encoding pyruvate kinase, protein MPHQMRRTKIIATLGPATDKDNNLEKIIVSGANIVRLNFSHGETKEHFIRAKKVREIASKLSKYVAILGDLQGPKIRISTFEDNKIYLKSGDNFLIDTMLTNNIGDHKCVGVDYEELAQDVRSGDLLLLDDGKIKLKVITIHNTKIYTKVIIGGILSNNKGLNKLGGGLSAKVLTHKDKVDIITAAQIGVDYLAISFPRSSIDLNFARKLVVDAGSHAKIVSKIERAEVVASDETIDDIIHASDAVMVARGDLGVEIGEPELVGVQKKIIKRACALNRAVITATQMMESMVHNSMPTRAEVMDVANAVLDGTDAVMLSAETAIGQYPSETVATVANICLGAEKISNVNFLTHTNQKKKFNNVEEIIAMSAMYTANHLEGVSAVIALTEFENTTLLMSRINSKLPIFALSQHKHTLNIVTLYKGVIPIYFNRTGDNVIDAKYARNLLRDKGFLISGELVVMIQNDAYNKCDMMNISHILQVE, encoded by the coding sequence ATGCCTCACCAAATGAGAAGAACTAAAATTATCGCTACTCTAGGACCCGCTACAGATAAAGATAATAACCTTGAAAAAATAATTGTTTCAGGAGCAAATATAGTACGACTTAACTTTTCTCACGGAGAAACAAAAGAGCATTTTATCCGCGCAAAAAAAGTACGTGAAATTGCTTCAAAACTAAGTAAGTACGTCGCTATTCTTGGAGATTTACAAGGTCCTAAAATCCGTATCTCAACTTTTGAAGATAATAAAATATATTTAAAATCTGGAGATAACTTTTTAATTGATACTATGCTGACAAACAACATAGGTGATCATAAATGCGTAGGTGTTGATTATGAAGAATTGGCACAAGACGTACGTTCAGGAGATTTACTTCTATTAGACGATGGGAAAATTAAATTAAAAGTAATAACAATTCATAATACCAAAATCTATACTAAAGTAATTATTGGAGGTATATTATCTAATAACAAAGGACTAAATAAATTAGGAGGCGGACTTTCAGCAAAAGTACTAACACATAAAGATAAAGTAGACATTATAACTGCAGCTCAAATTGGAGTTGACTACTTAGCAATATCATTTCCACGCAGCAGTATAGATTTAAATTTTGCGCGAAAATTAGTTGTAGATGCTGGTAGTCATGCAAAAATTGTTTCTAAAATAGAACGCGCAGAAGTGGTAGCGTCTGATGAAACAATAGATGATATTATTCATGCATCGGATGCAGTCATGGTAGCTCGAGGAGATTTAGGAGTAGAAATTGGAGAACCAGAGCTAGTCGGTGTTCAAAAAAAAATAATAAAAAGAGCATGCGCTCTTAATCGAGCAGTTATTACTGCAACCCAAATGATGGAATCTATGGTGCATAATTCTATGCCTACTCGCGCAGAAGTAATGGACGTGGCTAATGCAGTATTGGATGGTACTGATGCAGTTATGTTATCTGCTGAAACTGCTATAGGTCAATATCCATCTGAAACTGTAGCAACTGTTGCAAATATATGCCTAGGCGCGGAAAAAATTTCAAACGTAAATTTTTTAACACACACCAATCAAAAAAAAAAATTTAACAACGTCGAAGAAATTATAGCCATGTCGGCAATGTATACTGCTAATCACTTAGAAGGAGTAAGTGCTGTTATCGCTCTAACTGAATTTGAAAACACTACGTTATTAATGTCTCGTATCAACTCAAAATTACCTATTTTTGCATTGTCCCAACACAAACATACCTTAAATATAGTCACTCTTTACAAAGGAGTCATTCCTATTTATTTTAATCGAACAGGCGATAATGTGATAGATGCCAAATATGCTAGAAATTTATTACGTGATAAAGGATTTCTTATTTCTGGAGAATTAGTAGTAATGATACAAAATGACGCATACAATAAATGTGATATGATGAATATAAGCCATATCTTACAAGTAGAATAA
- the mepM gene encoding murein DD-endopeptidase MepM, whose amino-acid sequence MSSILLLIIIVMTIWKFFIPCTLLNKSKKNYNKEFYLKKDESHQSEIIKNKKFFNSAMVYFDILKKHLYLNKLSKEINVYNHIVCQGDVLSEILKKYSSDGIDSSGVSLLLQQYPILRKLEAGQILSWMMITKKKLQCLVWNIFPQEIRVYNRMHASFTEGIIRILNQLNNSLYPAILFTGELNGTFIDSARSLGIEENYIIDISNALQYQLDFRKLRQGDRFAVLISTMMDRSYNVESKLLGARLYTSGKNYYIFRANNGKFYDREAVSLEGSFIRFPTLKPFRISSNFNLNRLNPVTGQVSPHAGVDFAVPIGTPVFSVGDGEVIVSTYSKIAGNYIAIKHGCHCITRYMHLKKLLVIPGQKVKRGDNIALSGNTGRSTGPHLHFEIWINHRPVNPLTTKILNIDKLSGNERIIYLNQIKDIIPKLCFD is encoded by the coding sequence ATGTCATCTATATTGCTATTAATTATCATAGTTATGACCATTTGGAAATTTTTTATCCCGTGTACATTATTAAATAAAAGTAAAAAAAATTATAATAAGGAATTTTATCTTAAGAAAGATGAGTCTCATCAATCTGAAATTATAAAAAATAAAAAATTTTTCAATAGTGCGATGGTCTATTTTGATATTTTAAAGAAACACTTATATCTTAACAAATTATCGAAAGAAATAAATGTATATAATCATATAGTATGTCAAGGTGATGTTTTGAGTGAAATTTTAAAGAAATATAGTAGTGATGGTATTGACTCTTCTGGTGTTTCGCTTTTATTACAACAATATCCAATACTTAGGAAGTTAGAAGCGGGACAAATACTTTCTTGGATGATGATTACGAAAAAAAAATTACAATGTTTAGTTTGGAATATTTTTCCACAGGAAATTCGCGTATATAATCGGATGCATGCTAGTTTTACAGAAGGTATTATTAGAATTTTAAATCAATTAAATAATAGTTTATATCCTGCAATTTTATTTACAGGTGAATTAAATGGAACATTTATTGATAGTGCTCGTTCTTTAGGTATAGAAGAAAATTATATTATAGATATAAGTAATGCATTACAATATCAATTAGATTTTCGAAAATTGCGTCAAGGGGATAGATTTGCGGTATTAATATCGACAATGATGGATAGAAGCTATAATGTTGAAAGTAAATTACTTGGAGCAAGATTGTATACGTCTGGTAAAAACTATTACATATTTCGCGCAAATAATGGTAAATTTTATGACCGTGAGGCTGTAAGCCTAGAAGGCAGTTTTATACGTTTTCCTACCTTAAAACCATTTCGTATATCTTCTAATTTTAATTTAAACAGATTAAATCCTGTAACTGGACAAGTATCCCCTCATGCTGGAGTTGATTTTGCTGTTCCCATTGGTACTCCGGTTTTTTCGGTAGGAGATGGAGAAGTCATTGTAAGTACATATAGTAAAATTGCTGGCAATTATATAGCAATTAAACACGGCTGCCATTGTATAACTCGATATATGCATTTGAAAAAATTACTGGTTATACCTGGACAAAAAGTTAAACGAGGCGACAATATAGCATTATCTGGTAATACAGGTCGATCAACAGGTCCGCATTTGCATTTTGAAATATGGATTAATCATCGTCCTGTGAATCCATTAACTACTAAGATTTTAAATATTGATAAGTTATCAGGAAATGAACGCATAATATATTTAAATCAAATAAAAGATATTATTCCAAAACTATGTTTTGATTAG
- the aspS gene encoding aspartate--tRNA ligase: MRTAYCGQLNLSHVGLEVTLCGWISKYRNLGGLIFIDLRDREGHIQVYFDVSDNKKMRISATTLKQEFCIQLIGMVRARPKNQINSNISTGAIEIVAKTFTILNTSEPLPLDINHNNIEENRLKYRYLDLRRPVMLHRMKTRSRIISIVHRFMELEGFLNVETPILTKVTPEGSRNYIVPSRLHIGKNYALPQSPQIFKQLLMVAGFDRYYQITKCFRDEDLRSDRQPEFTQIDIEASFMSAQKVRELMEIFIRIIWREILNVELGTFPQLTYSEVIQRFGSDTPDLRNPIEMIDISYLFKSGQNRLSFIRTNNIDIQVVVMKVTNGSTLTKRQIDEYVYYAKKCGLRELMWIKVRYNNGSLKKESNESVLDFLNNSVLDLILEKTNTKNGDILFFGFSEDQNKSITQILSPLRSKLGHDLCLIKKDSWAPLWIIDFPMFKKNSYGELVSMHHIFTSPKNCDIYTLQKDPLLVTSEAYDMVVNGCEIGSGSVRIHSFDVQQAVFNILGITRNEQQEKFGHLMNALKYGAPPHAGLAFGLDRLAMLLTGVKSIREVIAFPKTTAAIDLMVNAPD, from the coding sequence ATGCGCACTGCATATTGTGGTCAATTAAATTTGTCTCATGTGGGATTGGAAGTTACGTTATGTGGTTGGATAAGTAAATATCGTAATCTTGGTGGGTTAATATTTATTGATTTACGTGATAGAGAAGGACATATACAAGTATATTTCGATGTTAGTGATAACAAAAAAATGCGTATATCTGCAACTACATTGAAACAAGAATTTTGTATCCAGTTAATAGGAATGGTTCGCGCACGACCTAAAAATCAAATCAATAGCAATATATCTACTGGTGCTATTGAAATAGTTGCAAAAACTTTCACTATTCTTAATACTTCTGAGCCATTACCATTAGATATTAATCATAATAATATTGAAGAAAATAGATTAAAATATCGTTATCTTGATTTAAGACGCCCAGTGATGCTACATCGAATGAAAACTCGATCGCGTATTATATCAATTGTTCATCGTTTTATGGAATTGGAAGGATTTTTAAATGTTGAAACACCAATATTAACAAAAGTTACTCCAGAAGGCTCACGTAATTACATTGTACCTAGTAGATTGCATATAGGTAAAAATTACGCCTTGCCTCAGTCACCTCAGATATTTAAGCAATTATTAATGGTTGCTGGATTTGATAGGTATTATCAAATTACTAAATGTTTTAGAGATGAGGATTTACGTTCGGATCGTCAACCAGAGTTTACTCAAATAGATATTGAAGCTTCTTTTATGTCTGCACAAAAAGTGAGAGAACTTATGGAGATTTTTATTCGTATTATCTGGCGCGAAATTTTAAATGTAGAATTAGGAACGTTTCCTCAGTTAACGTATTCTGAAGTAATTCAACGTTTTGGATCTGATACTCCAGATTTAAGAAATCCAATAGAAATGATTGATATATCATATTTGTTTAAGTCAGGCCAAAATAGGTTGTCTTTTATTCGCACAAATAATATTGATATTCAGGTAGTAGTTATGAAAGTGACTAATGGCAGTACACTGACGAAAAGACAGATTGATGAATATGTTTACTATGCTAAAAAATGTGGTTTGCGGGAATTAATGTGGATTAAGGTTCGATATAATAATGGTAGCCTTAAAAAGGAAAGTAATGAATCAGTTCTTGACTTTTTAAATAATTCGGTATTGGATTTGATTTTAGAAAAAACTAATACTAAAAATGGTGATATTTTATTTTTTGGATTTAGTGAGGATCAAAACAAATCTATTACGCAAATATTAAGCCCTTTAAGATCTAAGTTAGGCCATGATCTTTGTTTGATTAAAAAGGATTCTTGGGCTCCTTTATGGATAATAGACTTTCCAATGTTTAAAAAAAATAGCTACGGTGAACTTGTATCTATGCATCACATTTTTACTTCTCCAAAAAATTGTGATATTTACACGTTACAAAAAGATCCGTTATTAGTGACTTCAGAGGCTTATGATATGGTTGTTAATGGGTGCGAAATTGGCAGCGGATCAGTTCGTATTCATTCATTTGATGTGCAACAAGCAGTGTTCAATATTTTAGGTATTACTAGAAATGAACAGCAAGAAAAATTTGGGCATTTAATGAATGCTTTGAAATATGGAGCGCCTCCTCATGCTGGTTTAGCATTTGGTTTAGATCGGTTAGCTATGTTATTAACTGGAGTCAAGAGTATTCGAGAGGTTATTGCGTTTCCCAAAACTACAGCAGCGATAGATTTAATGGTTAATGCACCTGATTGA
- the argS gene encoding arginine--tRNA ligase: protein MNIQTFLLKKINQALLLITNKSIFNLIQIQQSTRKEFGDYQINGLITISKKLNIPIEELAKKIIKFIDLNEIAQTTKIEQPGFINIFLNPKWISHQINSIFSVPRLGITPVTPKTIVIDYSSPNIAKEMHVGHLRSTVIGDSVARVLSFLGHNVIKANHIGDWGTQFGMLIAYIEKNIQSEFILNKSIQLSTLEHFYQEAKKMYDIDPNFAKLSRNYVLKLQKGDKYCCRIWKRLVDISVSNNQNTYIRLNVSLKKSDIMGESFYNNMLPKIVSDLKNKGLAITSNGAVVVPLKNYNNRNGAPFGVIIQKKDGAYLYSTTDIACIKYRCKILHADRIIYYIDSRQKQHIMQAQEIAHKAGYLDTSVLLEHHICGMLLGKDKKPFKTRSGNALKLKTLLDEALKRARLLILSKNPNLKNSQINKLAHIISIGAIKYSELSKNRIINYIFDWNNMLKFEGNTAPYIQYACTRIFSIFEQSKQLDFQPKQNNIKLETEEEKLLAICLLQFEEIITTVASQGAPHMLCSYLYKLSVLFSSFYEHCPIIKATNIHIKHSRLKLALITVRILKKGLNLLGIKTVKHM, encoded by the coding sequence ATGAATATTCAAACATTTTTACTAAAAAAAATAAATCAAGCTCTATTATTAATTACGAATAAATCTATTTTCAATCTAATACAAATACAACAATCAACAAGAAAAGAATTTGGGGACTATCAAATTAATGGATTAATCACTATCTCCAAAAAATTAAATATTCCTATTGAAGAACTTGCTAAAAAAATTATAAAATTTATCGATCTCAATGAGATTGCTCAAACAACAAAAATTGAACAACCAGGATTTATTAATATATTCTTAAATCCAAAATGGATATCCCATCAAATTAACAGCATCTTTTCAGTACCCCGTTTGGGCATCACTCCAGTTACACCAAAAACCATTGTTATTGATTACTCTAGTCCAAATATCGCAAAAGAAATGCATGTTGGACATTTACGTTCAACTGTTATAGGAGATAGTGTTGCTCGTGTTTTGTCTTTTTTAGGACATAATGTCATTAAAGCTAATCATATAGGAGATTGGGGTACTCAATTTGGTATGCTTATTGCTTATATAGAAAAAAATATTCAGTCTGAATTTATATTAAACAAATCCATACAATTATCTACATTAGAGCATTTTTATCAAGAAGCTAAAAAAATGTATGATATTGATCCCAATTTCGCTAAATTGTCTCGAAATTATGTTTTAAAATTACAAAAAGGCGATAAATATTGCTGTCGAATATGGAAACGTTTAGTAGATATCTCTGTATCAAATAATCAAAATACATATATACGATTAAACGTTAGCTTAAAAAAAAGCGATATTATGGGAGAAAGTTTTTATAATAATATGCTTCCTAAGATTGTATCAGATTTAAAAAATAAAGGATTAGCGATCACAAGTAATGGAGCTGTCGTAGTACCTCTAAAAAATTATAACAATAGAAATGGCGCTCCTTTTGGAGTAATTATTCAAAAAAAGGATGGAGCTTATTTATATAGTACCACTGATATTGCTTGCATAAAATATCGCTGTAAGATATTACATGCCGACAGAATCATTTATTATATTGATAGTCGTCAAAAACAACATATAATGCAGGCTCAGGAAATTGCTCATAAAGCAGGTTATTTAGATACATCAGTACTACTAGAACATCACATATGCGGTATGCTACTTGGAAAAGATAAAAAACCATTTAAAACACGATCTGGTAATGCGTTAAAATTAAAAACATTATTAGATGAAGCCTTAAAACGTGCTCGTTTATTGATTTTAAGCAAAAACCCTAATTTAAAAAATTCTCAAATAAATAAATTAGCACATATTATTAGTATTGGCGCTATCAAATATTCTGAATTGTCAAAAAACCGTATTATAAATTATATATTCGATTGGAATAACATGTTAAAATTTGAAGGAAATACTGCGCCTTACATACAATATGCATGTACCAGAATTTTTTCTATTTTTGAACAATCTAAACAACTTGATTTTCAACCAAAACAAAATAATATTAAACTAGAAACTGAAGAAGAAAAATTGTTAGCAATTTGTTTACTTCAATTTGAAGAAATAATTACCACAGTAGCAAGTCAAGGTGCTCCTCACATGTTATGTTCTTATTTATATAAACTATCCGTACTGTTTTCTTCTTTTTACGAACACTGTCCAATTATTAAGGCAACCAATATACATATAAAACATAGTAGATTAAAATTGGCACTGATTACTGTTCGTATCTTAAAAAAAGGATTAAATTTACTAGGAATTAAAACAGTAAAACATATGTGA